In Halodesulfovibrio aestuarii DSM 17919 = ATCC 29578, the genomic stretch GCAGTCTTTACGATTGCTTCTGCAATACACTGTGTAAGGCGTGTATCATTATAACGCGCGACCACAAGGTTTGCCTGCGCAAGCAGTACATCGCCTGCAAGAACAGTTTTTGTGTTACCAAACTGTGTATGCGCAGCCGGTTTTCCACGACGCAACTCAGCATCGTCGATGATATCGTCGTGCATTAACGTTGCAGAATGAAGCAGCTCTACAGAACAGGCGAGCGGGTAGATATCATCATCAGTATACCCGAGAGTTGCAGCAGTAAGCAAAGTAAGCAAAGGGCGCAGTCTTTTTCCACCAGCAGTAAGCACGTGAGAAACAACAGGCTGAACTAATGCGTTAAGTTGGGCAGTTTCTGCCGCCAACGTCGCATTAATTTGCGGTTGTTTTAACGTAAGGTACTCTAAGAGTTCTTGCATAGAAAAGCTTCCATCGAAAAAACGTGAATCTAACATCCTAGAAACCATTGTAAAAAAAGTGCCGTACTATACGACACCCTGTTTTAAAATGCCTTCTAAACAAAAAGCTCTCTGGCGTGCCTGCCAAGAGCTTGAAGCGCATCGTCAAGTTTCCAGTGTTCAGGCCTGCGAGACCCAACCAGATTAGAAACGGTGCGAAGTTCAAGAAAAGGAATTCCGGATTGAAGACAAGCAAGAGCAAGGGAGAACCCTTCCATATTTTCAGTAAGCGGCTTGTACCGCTCAACCAGCATACGGGCACGTTCTTCTGTTCCGGTGACGCCGGATACTGTCATGCTTGCGCCTCTTAGTAAATCCTTCGGAGGAGATAAATTGAGCATTCGGAAAGCTTTCTGTAACTCCAGCTCTATTCTATCCCACACAGGACACGGTCCATCGACGCCATTATATTCCCATATGGGAAATTTAATACCTTCAGGGTCAATACCTTCTGCCGTATGCAGTCCGTATTCCGGCCAAATTTCCGAATCGGCAGCGACAACACTGCCTAACGGAGCTTGCTCTAAATCAAAACTTCCTGCAACCCCAAGGTTTAGGACACCAGTAATATCTTTGCGCTCACCGAGAATTCTGCCAATACTTAACGCAGCATTGACAGGACCGACTCCCGTAACCGCAAGTAGACAATGATGATCGTTAACAGGCGATTCACAATATTCCCCTGCATGAGGAAAATTGCATCCAATCCGCCCACGCCCGTTAAACCCTAGCAGAACAGCTTTCATTTCAGTTTGAGTTGCTGTTGCAATAACCAGTGTCATTTCATTTTTTCCAGAGTAAAGTTAACAAGCGTCCCTCCCAACGAAAGCTCTGCGACAATACTGGCGTCGCGCACTCTCGCAATCCGCTCAATACGTCTGCGATCATCTTCTGTGGCAGCAACAATGACCTGTGTTCCTTTTTCAATCTTTTTCAGAAGCGAACTCGCTTCAAAATACCCAGTTCAGCAATCTTTTCTACAATCTACACGGAAAGGTCCAGCCATCGTCACATTCTCCAAAGTTCTATCCCTACTGCCTCCATCACAGCAGGATCGAAAAATCCCTTCACATCTACCACTAACGTATTCGCGGCATTGCGAAACCACTTGAGCAACTGGTTTGGCTGGATAAAAGAATAGTCATCGTGAGGTACTGCGACAATAACAGCATCCAACTGCTGAAAATCTTTGAGGTGGCTCAGCGAAATTTCATACTCGCGAATAGCCTGCTCGTTATCAGCAATAGGATCATGCACGAGTGCTTCTATCCCATATTCCTTAAGTTCTCTGACAATATCAATTACGCGGGTATTGCGGATATCCGGTACATTCTCTTTGTACGTAAACCCTAATATTCCAACTTTTGCATCACGGACTGAAACGCCTTTACGGATAAGCTCCTTTACGCAGGATTCAGCGACAAACTTGCCCATAGAGTCGTTAATACGCCTACCGGCAAGAATAACCTGCGGATGATACCCTAATGATTCTGCTTTAAAAGTTAGATAATACGGGTCTACCCCTATGCAATGCCCACCAACAAGCCCCGGCGCAAATGGCAGAAAATTCCATTTTGTTCCAGCTGCTTCAAGCACTTCGCCTGTATCAATCCCTAATGCATTGAAGATAATCGCCAGCTCGTTCATTAACGCAATATTCAAATCCCGCTGCGTATTTTCGATAACCTTTGCAGCTTCGGCGACCATTATTGAACTGACAGGATGCACACCGGCAGGAATAATTTTTCCATACACTCCCGCTAACAACGCTGTTGTCATGTCGTCTGAACCGGCAACAATTTTAACGACATTTTCAATAGTATGCACCTTATCTCCGGGATTGATGCGCTCCGGCGAATAACCGACAGAGAAATCCCTGCCAAACCGCATTCCGGATACATTTTCAAGCACAGGAACACACTTTTCCTCTGTGGCTCCCGGCCATACCGTTGACTCATACACTACCACTGAATCGCGCTGCATGAAGGAAGCAACGGTTCTGGTAGCCATAAGCAACGGAATCAAGTCCGGCGTATGATGTGCATCAATAGGTGTCGGAACCGCTATTATGTGCACTCCAGCTTTCTCTAAAAGCTGCGGATCAGCAGTAAAATACGCAGTACTATCATCGAGAGCTTCTGGAGAGACCTCTCCGGTCAGATCTTTTCCACGGCGCAGGGCATCTACCCGCTGCGCATGCTGGTCGTATCCGATAACGGAAAAATGTTTCGCCAAAGAAATAGCAAGAGGTAAACCGACATAACCAAGGCCGATAACGGCAATAGGAACATCTCCAGACACAATCCGTTCAAAAGATACCATGTCTTCTCCTCGTTACCTGCTGGACTTAACGGCCCGTGTATGAAAAAACAGGCTCCATGCAGATCGATTGGAATTTACTACTCACAGCGCTAGGGCTTGCATTTGTTCTCGAAGGTCTTCCTTACGTCCTTTTTGCGGACAAGCTTCCTAAATACTTACGTGAAATTGCAGAACGCGGACCAAACGCTTTACGCTACATGGGATTAACCGCCATGTCTGCCGGTGTTCTGCTTGTTTGGCTTATGCGCCATTAGTCGCACCGCATTTCTACGCTGCGCCTTCCCCGTCATTTGTTAACGGGTATTCCTGTTGCAGGAAAAAACTGCGACACGTTACCTCATGTCTTCCGGGTCTTACTCGGCTTTCTTCTGTGCCACATGCAAATAAACAATGCCTGATGTCATCGGCTTGTAATATACACGGTCAAAACCGGCTTTCATCATTTCAGTACTCAGCTCAGCGGCTGTCGGAAATGCCATGATGGTATCGGCAAGATACTGGTATGCACCAGCATCGCCAGAAAAAATTTTACCAATCATAGGAAGAATTTTTTTCAGGTACATGTTGTAAAAGCCCTTCCATACGGGATGCTTACCAGTACCAAATTCAAGAATACACAATCTTCCGCCCGGCACAAGTACACGATTAAGTTCTTTAAACGCTTCCTCACGCGGAATAATATTGCGGATTCCAAACGAAATTGTTGCACAATCGACACTGTTGTCCGGCAACGGCAAGGTTCTGCCGTCAGCATGCACTGGGAAGATACGTCTGTCGCGTCCCTTTGTAAGCTTTTTGCGACCAGTGGTCAGCATAGGACGACAATAGTCTAACGCTGCAACTTTAGTCTGCGGATGCTGGCGGACAATTTCTAAGGAAACATCCATAGTACCAGCGGCAAGATCAAGCATCAGACCGGTTTTCCCCGGTACTGTTGCCTTCACAAGCTGCTGTCGCCAGTAGAAATCCATTCCGCCGCTAAGCAGATGATTCAAAAAATCGTACCAGCGGGCAATACGGCTAAACATGCCGGAAACTTCTCGGGCATGTTCATTTGGTGAACATTGCATGTACTACAAAGCCTACTCTTCGGTTTCCGTTTCATCTTCACAAACAGTGGAAGAAACAACTTCAAATACCGCAGGAAACACTTCGCTGATATTAGAAGGTGAAACGCGGCCAGTCTCAATAAACTTTACCACAATTTCTTTAGTTACCTGTATTGCTTCTTTTTTTGCCTTATCCATATTCCAC encodes the following:
- the mqnB gene encoding futalosine hydrolase, which encodes MTLVIATATQTEMKAVLLGFNGRGRIGCNFPHAGEYCESPVNDHHCLLAVTGVGPVNAALSIGRILGERKDITGVLNLGVAGSFDLEQAPLGSVVAADSEIWPEYGLHTAEGIDPEGIKFPIWEYNGVDGPCPVWDRIELELQKAFRMLNLSPPKDLLRGASMTVSGVTGTEERARMLVERYKPLTENMEGFSLALACLQSGIPFLELRTVSNLVGSRRPEHWKLDDALQALGRHARELFV
- a CDS encoding DUF2065 domain-containing protein; this translates as MQIDWNLLLTALGLAFVLEGLPYVLFADKLPKYLREIAERGPNALRYMGLTAMSAGVLLVWLMRH
- the ubiE gene encoding bifunctional demethylmenaquinone methyltransferase/2-methoxy-6-polyprenyl-1,4-benzoquinol methylase UbiE, producing MQCSPNEHAREVSGMFSRIARWYDFLNHLLSGGMDFYWRQQLVKATVPGKTGLMLDLAAGTMDVSLEIVRQHPQTKVAALDYCRPMLTTGRKKLTKGRDRRIFPVHADGRTLPLPDNSVDCATISFGIRNIIPREEAFKELNRVLVPGGRLCILEFGTGKHPVWKGFYNMYLKKILPMIGKIFSGDAGAYQYLADTIMAFPTAAELSTEMMKAGFDRVYYKPMTSGIVYLHVAQKKAE
- a CDS encoding nucleotide sugar dehydrogenase, yielding MVSFERIVSGDVPIAVIGLGYVGLPLAISLAKHFSVIGYDQHAQRVDALRRGKDLTGEVSPEALDDSTAYFTADPQLLEKAGVHIIAVPTPIDAHHTPDLIPLLMATRTVASFMQRDSVVVYESTVWPGATEEKCVPVLENVSGMRFGRDFSVGYSPERINPGDKVHTIENVVKIVAGSDDMTTALLAGVYGKIIPAGVHPVSSIMVAEAAKVIENTQRDLNIALMNELAIIFNALGIDTGEVLEAAGTKWNFLPFAPGLVGGHCIGVDPYYLTFKAESLGYHPQVILAGRRINDSMGKFVAESCVKELIRKGVSVRDAKVGILGFTYKENVPDIRNTRVIDIVRELKEYGIEALVHDPIADNEQAIREYEISLSHLKDFQQLDAVIVAVPHDDYSFIQPNQLLKWFRNAANTLVVDVKGFFDPAVMEAVGIELWRM